Proteins from one Chromatiales bacterium genomic window:
- a CDS encoding PGPGW domain-containing protein has protein sequence MISKITDISYRLGRQIVIAVIGGTLLLGGVIMLVTPGPGLAAMLAGLAVLAIEFAWARIWLKKLRESVGPVGQAAERSWMRWRQRFFGPRDSGSDTGKK, from the coding sequence GTGATCAGCAAGATCACCGATATCAGCTACCGGCTGGGCCGACAGATCGTCATCGCGGTCATCGGCGGTACTCTTCTACTCGGTGGCGTCATCATGCTGGTGACGCCCGGCCCGGGCCTCGCGGCCATGCTGGCCGGACTGGCAGTCCTTGCCATTGAGTTTGCCTGGGCACGGATCTGGCTGAAGAAGCTCCGCGAAAGCGTCGGGCCGGTCGGCCAGGCTGCAGAGCGCTCGTGGATGCGCTGGCGGCAGCGCTTTTTCGGCCCGCGCGACAGCGGCAGCGATACAGGAAAAAAATAA